A single genomic interval of Parafrankia irregularis harbors:
- a CDS encoding tyrosine-type recombinase/integrase: MTEVLDRPDPSIGSHSIVRKPGTMRGTAGAAARLRIQFPPRAVPGSWPETFLGSRDIVELLVPPPYGSDKQAVQWKRRSGITGVLRWLQGHSGATWQQRWLATGVQEIDGKHWREIAVQWLRGVGDDTNEPCLSTGLLALICGDVIRPGVRWMMTRHSPRFQAAMERSRDPDGFARLRACARENPAAAPLMVRLALYRTATIMACKGGLIADIVPGDCVELLDVQSSVQAKGGTCKTYFYQLLHDAGIFSPDAPPTIRAFRGATGQLTVEALVDRFALRCRPVRNLLVEYLRYRQPAVDYVSLKELAEKLAGLFWGDLERHHPGIYSLHLPDEVATAWKQRIQVRTTKAADTDGGFVDVETPRANAKSCMFAVRAFYLDIAQWALEDPARWGPWAAPCPVTPADVNRWKERMRRKARMDQRTRERLPHLPALVRIVEKRRHDTAERLAVARRTDPGETFTIADRTFLRPLMPTAGGTKVWADDQNSGVRHDLTFEEHEAFWAWATVEILRHTGIRAEELLELTHHSFIQYQLPATGELVPLLQIAPSKTDTERLLLISPELADVLSAVVCRVRDATGTVPLVPSYDIHECVWLPPMPLLFQRRWGAENRAIPRRSIEKALSNALAHSGLTGPDQKPLDFTPHDFRRIFVTDAVMSGLPPHIAQAICGHRDINTTMGYKATYPEETIEAHRAWISRRRSVRPSEEYRTPTEQEWEDFFGHFQRRKVSLGTCGRAYNTPCIHEHACIRCPMLRPDPAQRPRLVEVHDNLQARISEAEQQGWLGEIEGLTISLAAAEAKLTDLDRLTNRQTTVHLGMPSVHHLVARTITTNAPENRSPE; this comes from the coding sequence GTGACCGAGGTCTTGGATCGGCCGGATCCATCCATCGGGTCACATTCCATTGTCAGGAAACCCGGGACGATGCGCGGCACCGCTGGCGCTGCCGCGCGTCTGCGGATACAGTTCCCGCCGCGGGCAGTTCCGGGGTCGTGGCCGGAAACCTTCCTTGGCAGTCGTGACATCGTTGAGCTCCTTGTTCCCCCGCCCTACGGGTCTGACAAGCAGGCCGTGCAATGGAAACGACGCAGCGGCATCACCGGCGTCCTGCGGTGGCTGCAGGGCCATTCAGGCGCTACCTGGCAGCAGCGATGGCTCGCCACAGGAGTGCAGGAGATCGACGGGAAGCACTGGCGGGAAATAGCCGTGCAATGGCTGCGGGGAGTCGGCGACGACACCAACGAGCCCTGTCTCTCGACTGGCCTGCTCGCCTTGATCTGCGGGGATGTGATCCGGCCCGGGGTGCGGTGGATGATGACCCGTCATTCCCCGCGTTTCCAAGCGGCCATGGAACGTTCCCGTGACCCCGACGGTTTCGCCCGGCTGCGGGCCTGCGCGCGGGAGAACCCTGCCGCGGCGCCGCTGATGGTCCGTCTCGCTCTCTACCGCACCGCCACGATCATGGCTTGCAAAGGCGGACTCATCGCCGATATCGTCCCCGGCGATTGCGTGGAGTTGCTGGACGTCCAAAGCTCGGTGCAGGCCAAAGGTGGAACCTGCAAGACCTATTTTTACCAGCTCCTGCACGACGCCGGGATCTTCTCTCCCGATGCGCCACCCACGATACGGGCCTTCCGCGGCGCAACCGGACAGCTCACCGTCGAGGCGCTCGTGGATCGGTTCGCTCTACGCTGCCGGCCGGTGCGGAATCTCCTCGTCGAGTATCTGCGTTACCGGCAGCCAGCAGTGGACTACGTCAGCTTGAAGGAACTCGCGGAAAAGCTCGCGGGCCTGTTCTGGGGAGACCTGGAGCGCCACCATCCCGGAATCTACTCCCTCCACCTTCCCGACGAGGTCGCCACGGCTTGGAAGCAACGCATCCAAGTGAGAACTACGAAGGCGGCCGACACTGACGGGGGTTTCGTCGACGTGGAGACCCCGCGGGCGAACGCCAAGAGCTGCATGTTCGCAGTCCGTGCCTTCTATCTTGACATTGCGCAGTGGGCGTTGGAAGACCCAGCCCGTTGGGGCCCTTGGGCCGCGCCCTGCCCCGTCACGCCTGCCGACGTCAATCGGTGGAAAGAGCGGATGCGCCGCAAGGCGCGGATGGACCAGCGCACCCGCGAGCGCCTGCCGCACCTGCCCGCCCTTGTCCGCATTGTCGAGAAGCGTCGCCATGACACCGCGGAGCGTCTCGCCGTCGCTCGCCGCACCGACCCCGGTGAGACCTTCACCATCGCGGACCGCACATTTCTACGGCCACTCATGCCGACCGCTGGCGGCACGAAGGTCTGGGCCGACGACCAGAACAGCGGCGTTCGCCACGACCTGACCTTTGAAGAACACGAAGCGTTCTGGGCATGGGCAACGGTGGAAATCCTGCGACACACCGGAATCCGGGCAGAGGAACTCCTCGAACTCACCCACCACAGCTTCATCCAATACCAGCTTCCCGCCACCGGCGAGCTGGTTCCCCTCCTACAGATAGCGCCGTCAAAAACTGACACCGAACGCCTTCTGCTGATCAGCCCGGAACTCGCCGACGTCCTCAGCGCCGTGGTCTGCCGCGTCCGCGACGCCACTGGAACCGTGCCTCTCGTCCCCTCCTACGACATCCACGAATGCGTCTGGCTTCCGCCGATGCCTCTGCTGTTCCAACGACGCTGGGGCGCCGAAAACCGAGCGATACCACGCCGGTCCATCGAGAAGGCGCTCAGCAACGCCCTCGCACACTCCGGACTGACTGGACCGGACCAAAAGCCCCTCGACTTCACCCCGCACGACTTCCGCCGCATCTTCGTCACCGACGCTGTCATGAGCGGACTCCCACCCCACATCGCCCAGGCCATCTGCGGGCACCGCGACATCAACACCACGATGGGCTACAAGGCGACCTACCCCGAGGAAACGATCGAAGCGCACCGCGCATGGATCTCCCGACGCCGTTCCGTGCGCCCCAGCGAAGAATACCGGACACCGACGGAACAAGAATGGGAAGACTTCTTCGGCCACTTTCAACGGCGCAAAGTATCCCTCGGCACCTGCGGGCGCGCCTACAACACTCCGTGCATCCATGAACATGCCTGCATTCGATGCCCGATGCTGCGGCCTGACCCGGCCCAGCGGCCACGACTCGTCGAGGTTCATGACAACCTGCAAGCACGCATCAGCGAAGCCGAACAGCAAGGATGGCTCGGCGAAATCGAGGGCCTCACCATCAGCCTCGCCGCCGCCGAAGCAAAACTCACCGATCTCGACCGCCTCACCAACCGGCAGACCACCGTCCACCTCGGCATGCCCAGTGTCCATCACCTCGTCGCACGCACCATCACCACCAATGCGCCCGAGAACCGGTCACCCGAGTAG